The DNA window GTGAAGCCTGTCGCCGCCTTGCCAGCGACCCGGCTCACATTGTTGGCGAGCGCGATCGAGCCGTGGCAGATGGCGCCAACGACCTTTCCGGCAGCCCAGAAATGCTCGAGAATCCGCTCGACGTCGGAGTTCGGGTAGAGATCGACCGCCGCGCCCGTGCCACCGGCCACATGGACACCGTCGAATTCCTCGGGATCGACATCGGCGAGTGGCACCGTCTCGGTGAGACGCTTGCGCAGGGCCACACTGGACAGGAATCCCAGGCTGACCAGATCGTTCGCTTCGAACGAGCCGTCGAGGGTCGGATCGCTCAGTTTGTCCCAGACGATCGCGCCACCCTGCGGACTGGCGAAGGTCACCTCGTGGCCGCGCTCGCTGAAATGCCAGTAGGGACGGGTCACCTCGGCAAGCCAGGTGCCGAGTGGCGAACTCGTTATGATCATCAGGATCTTCATGTCGGCTCTGCTTTCTAATCGGCTGTGCTGCCGGTCCCGCCCGAAGGAGTAGAGCGCGGCAGGTATTGACTGAAATTCGAAGTTATTGGTCGAGCCATCACCCGGATGGATTGCTGCT is part of the Sphingobium amiense genome and encodes:
- a CDS encoding type 1 glutamine amidotransferase domain-containing protein gives rise to the protein MKILMIITSSPLGTWLAEVTRPYWHFSERGHEVTFASPQGGAIVWDKLSDPTLDGSFEANDLVSLGFLSSVALRKRLTETVPLADVDPEEFDGVHVAGGTGAAVDLYPNSDVERILEHFWAAGKVVGAICHGSIALANNVSRVAGKAATGFTLAEDIEAEAIYGPGFIPNFPQPVMEQAGIEFVHVEPQGVKVVVDGQLITGQNQQSASEYSLQFQHLLTGGTPVTTVA